One segment of Paenibacillus pabuli DNA contains the following:
- a CDS encoding MazG-like family protein encodes MPKELDVAKRAKVIEWLKTEVLDQVSRLFKALWEGSTSRIGDSLASLMMSSYILGRRLGIPFKDLDALLIEKLRKHKSEGHQLEDWYQDISALEDHMRKR; translated from the coding sequence ATGCCTAAAGAACTGGATGTAGCCAAACGCGCTAAAGTGATTGAATGGCTGAAAACCGAAGTACTTGACCAGGTATCCCGATTGTTTAAAGCGTTATGGGAAGGCAGTACCTCCCGAATCGGGGACAGTCTCGCCAGTCTGATGATGAGTAGTTACATATTGGGCCGCAGGCTCGGTATTCCGTTCAAGGATCTGGATGCATTGTTAATTGAGAAGTTGAGAAAGCACAAATCGGAAGGTCACCAGCTTGAAGACTGGTACCAAGATATATCCGCGCTAGAAGATCATATGCGTAAGAGGTGA
- a CDS encoding CBS domain-containing protein, producing MNIAFFLLPKQEVTCVTSDSTLRQTLERMEYHRFTAVPILNKEGKYIGTVTEGDLLWYMKNAEGKITFENASKFLLKDVPLRLDIKPVSIDANMEDLINLAKVQNFVPVVDDMERFIGIVRRSQIIEYCEGIVSRESMKAK from the coding sequence ATGAACATCGCATTTTTTTTGCTGCCTAAGCAAGAGGTTACCTGTGTAACGTCGGATTCTACTCTGCGGCAAACGTTGGAACGGATGGAATATCACCGGTTTACGGCGGTACCCATTTTGAATAAGGAAGGCAAATATATAGGCACGGTCACCGAAGGCGATCTATTGTGGTATATGAAAAACGCTGAGGGAAAGATTACATTTGAAAACGCTTCAAAATTTCTGCTCAAAGATGTACCTCTTCGCCTCGATATTAAGCCAGTATCCATTGATGCCAATATGGAAGACCTGATTAACCTGGCCAAGGTGCAGAACTTTGTGCCTGTAGTCGATGATATGGAACGCTTTATCGGTATTGTACGGCGCAGTCAGATCATTGAATACTGTGAAGGCATTGTCTCCAGAGAATCCATGAAAGCCAAGTAA
- a CDS encoding LCP family protein, with the protein MKSRTKEKKKKRRKGIYITLVSLVVLLIGGYLFRQQLAVAAFDLFLAGSVEGQLSKSYVPQEGNKTPDPTVYRKEPFSVLLLGSDKRAYEKTRGRSDTVMYAVVRPKESRVLLVSIPRDTYVQIVGRDADKDGVDDYDKLAHAYAFGGENMSINTVEKFLDADVGYYATINFDGIKKVVDALGGVKLPIEEDIVNKDPNHVQFTIEGGKPIYDGQEALYYVRYREDSDFNRTKRQQIFLNAMANEMLSLNQITKIPELIQIMGENFQTDMQPSFITDLAKQVLTQDKPQISSFTILGEGMRKDGIYYGQADEKDVQYAKELINNWMDESTPAGEVMIPDRQAIE; encoded by the coding sequence ATGAAAAGCAGAACTAAAGAAAAGAAGAAGAAAAGAAGAAAAGGCATATATATAACCCTCGTGTCGCTCGTTGTTTTGTTAATTGGCGGGTATTTGTTTCGCCAGCAGCTGGCTGTAGCTGCATTTGATCTGTTCCTGGCAGGCTCTGTAGAGGGCCAGTTGTCCAAATCGTATGTTCCGCAGGAGGGCAATAAAACGCCTGACCCGACCGTTTATCGCAAAGAGCCGTTTTCTGTGCTGCTGCTTGGTTCCGACAAACGTGCTTACGAGAAAACGCGTGGTCGCTCGGATACGGTCATGTATGCCGTTGTCAGACCGAAGGAATCACGTGTATTGCTCGTCTCCATCCCCCGTGATACGTATGTACAGATTGTTGGACGTGATGCCGACAAGGATGGCGTAGATGATTATGACAAGCTCGCACATGCCTACGCTTTCGGAGGGGAGAATATGTCCATCAACACGGTGGAGAAGTTTCTCGATGCGGATGTAGGCTACTATGCTACGATTAATTTTGACGGAATCAAAAAGGTCGTTGATGCATTAGGTGGTGTCAAGCTGCCGATTGAAGAGGATATCGTGAACAAGGATCCGAATCATGTGCAATTCACGATTGAAGGTGGCAAGCCAATCTATGACGGTCAGGAAGCCTTATATTATGTAAGATACCGCGAGGATAGTGATTTTAATCGTACCAAACGGCAGCAGATTTTCCTGAACGCCATGGCGAATGAAATGCTGAGTTTGAATCAGATCACGAAAATCCCGGAATTGATTCAGATTATGGGAGAAAACTTCCAGACGGATATGCAGCCATCTTTTATTACTGATCTGGCCAAACAGGTCTTGACTCAGGATAAACCGCAAATCTCGAGCTTCACGATTCTCGGCGAAGGAATGCGCAAAGACGGCATCTATTATGGTCAAGCGGATGAGAAGGATGTCCAATATGCCAAAGAGCTGATTAACAACTGGATGGATGAGTCGACCCCAGCCGGTGAAGTCATGATTCCAGACCGGCAAGCGATCGAATAA
- a CDS encoding MFS transporter, producing the protein MQKQMKWPLILFAIGVFMAALDNGIITSSLTTLNASFGVSPTWGAWTITLYTLGLAVSVPIAGKLSDRYGRKKLFLIEVALFGIGSLLVALSPSFTFFLIARVIQALGGGGIFIIASSYVLSKFPAERQGTALGLLGGMNGVAAILGPNIGAFILDITGNWHWLFLINVPIAILLFIAGIRFIHEEQELNRAAVDWSGIAVLTLGVLSLMYSFSNLDGVDMLQSLGSPMFYGFFLAGVVTLVLFYFLEKRLEGSQREPVVSTQLLGIASFRWTLLIAFFSGAILASVIFIPGFVEQYLGVSSTASGYWFTPLALASGIGAGGGGYLVDRKGPIWTLSVAGLLSAIGFLLFPLWVEHIWQFVIASVLVGIGFGMMLGAPVNVLVTEQAGENNKGIAVATSSLFRQMAMAIAPTIFAGFLARSFSNLGSNIQTGLADQGIQVPPEALQQYASGAGGASGSDVASLTEGMSQIPDPGIRDVLLQAVHQTTGQGYNGLFWSAVIFSVLTLAAALITGRLRTREKNKRLDTVSTN; encoded by the coding sequence ATGCAAAAACAAATGAAATGGCCGCTCATTTTATTTGCAATAGGGGTATTCATGGCTGCACTCGATAATGGTATTATCACGTCATCGCTGACAACGCTAAATGCTTCGTTTGGCGTATCTCCGACGTGGGGAGCATGGACAATCACCCTCTATACACTTGGTCTTGCGGTGAGTGTGCCGATTGCAGGCAAGCTGTCCGACCGTTATGGCCGTAAAAAGCTGTTTTTGATTGAAGTCGCATTGTTCGGAATAGGCTCCTTGCTTGTCGCACTGAGTCCATCGTTTACCTTCTTCCTGATTGCACGTGTCATCCAGGCGCTGGGTGGTGGCGGGATCTTTATCATTGCCAGTTCGTATGTGCTGAGCAAGTTCCCTGCTGAACGTCAGGGTACAGCCTTGGGCCTGCTTGGAGGCATGAATGGTGTTGCAGCGATTCTAGGGCCGAACATTGGTGCATTTATTTTGGATATTACGGGAAACTGGCACTGGTTATTCCTCATTAATGTACCGATTGCCATTCTCTTATTTATCGCAGGCATTCGATTTATCCATGAAGAACAGGAGTTAAACCGAGCTGCTGTGGACTGGAGTGGTATAGCTGTTCTAACACTCGGGGTACTGAGTTTGATGTACAGCTTCAGTAATCTGGACGGTGTAGATATGCTGCAGAGCCTCGGTTCGCCGATGTTCTATGGTTTCTTCCTGGCAGGTGTAGTTACTCTGGTTCTCTTTTACTTTTTGGAAAAAAGGCTGGAAGGCTCACAACGTGAACCTGTCGTATCGACTCAACTTCTTGGCATTGCGTCCTTTCGGTGGACGCTGCTGATTGCCTTTTTCTCTGGAGCAATTCTGGCATCCGTGATCTTCATTCCAGGCTTCGTGGAGCAATATCTGGGTGTATCCAGCACAGCTTCAGGTTATTGGTTTACCCCACTTGCTTTGGCTTCAGGAATTGGTGCAGGTGGTGGTGGTTACCTGGTCGACCGCAAAGGACCGATCTGGACCTTATCCGTGGCCGGCTTGCTGTCTGCGATTGGATTCCTGCTGTTCCCGCTATGGGTAGAGCATATCTGGCAGTTCGTCATTGCGAGCGTACTTGTAGGGATCGGTTTCGGCATGATGCTGGGGGCACCGGTAAACGTGCTCGTCACGGAACAAGCTGGTGAGAACAATAAGGGAATTGCCGTGGCAACCAGTTCCTTATTCCGCCAAATGGCTATGGCCATTGCGCCTACCATCTTTGCAGGATTTCTCGCGCGTTCGTTCTCCAACTTGGGCTCCAATATTCAGACAGGGCTCGCTGATCAGGGAATTCAGGTTCCACCAGAAGCGCTTCAACAGTATGCATCAGGAGCAGGCGGAGCATCGGGAAGTGATGTCGCAAGTCTGACGGAAGGAATGTCCCAAATTCCCGACCCGGGTATCCGGGATGTACTGCTCCAAGCCGTTCATCAAACGACAGGTCAAGGTTACAACGGGCTGTTCTGGTCTGCCGTTATTTTCAGCGTGCTGACCCTGGCAGCTGCCCTGATCACTGGACGTTTGCGTACACGAGAGAAAAACAAACGCTTGGATACAGTATCCACCAATTGA
- a CDS encoding S9 family peptidase encodes MNAISKKVYAVTLTMAMSIALIQPAVQAAEASRPTAAVAEAITSKATQTLQQLGYIDGTTDGMQQSQTPITRAQAAIILQRVLKLDAPVSLTGFADVLAQDEAAPAIYALKQSGLIQGQAKGYAPDAPLTRAQMASLFTRAFELKDNGIQVVYSDMKQIPAVHTEDAVRLKQHFIIEGSAFNAKGTVTHGEFAEALYLALGLDVAAEGLTPLEDFFKQPAQAGFQMSPDGKHMAYLEPWNNRMNVVVKENGGSGQPIRITSETDRSIAAFVWATDDKLLYVKDEAGDENYHIYVTDIDGKNSKDLTPYPNTRAMLVDPLENIPDEILVGMNKRDPRIFDVYRINIKTGEAVLAAENPGNISGWLTDHEGKIRVAVSSDGNVSSLMYRESEDKPFEPLLTTELGETFVPLMFTYDNKNIYVASNLDRDKTAIVEFSPSTKKVTRTIYENKDVDVSSFVPSKEKGTILAAVYETDKVNYEFFDDEFKKLMQDLQAKVPGKEVSISNMSEEGQVLFAAYSDKSMGTYYFYDSKTGKLDKLADAAPWIDESKMADMKPITYKSRDGLTLHGYLTLPNGAKAAGLPLVVVPHGGPWARDSWGFNPEVQFLASRGYAVLQVNFRGSTGYGKAFLDAGNKEWGKAMQNDLTDGVNWLVKEGTVDPERVAIYGGSYGGYAALAGLAFTPEVYAAGISYVGPSNLFTLLDSLPPYWESERNMFYERMGDPEKDKELLTAASPLFHIDQMKAPLFVVQGANDPRVKQAESDQIVEALRERGVDVPYMLKANEGHGFANVENQLDLYHAIEKFLNRHLMQ; translated from the coding sequence TTGAACGCAATTAGCAAAAAGGTATATGCTGTAACGCTAACCATGGCCATGTCGATTGCTCTGATTCAGCCTGCAGTTCAGGCAGCAGAAGCAAGTAGGCCTACAGCAGCCGTTGCTGAAGCCATAACCTCGAAGGCAACACAGACGCTCCAGCAACTGGGATACATAGATGGTACAACAGATGGAATGCAACAATCACAGACACCGATAACACGTGCTCAAGCGGCAATCATCTTACAACGTGTACTTAAACTCGACGCACCTGTTTCCCTTACAGGCTTTGCTGATGTTCTGGCCCAAGATGAAGCCGCGCCAGCAATCTATGCACTGAAGCAGAGTGGTCTCATTCAAGGACAAGCCAAAGGCTACGCTCCGGATGCACCACTCACGCGTGCGCAGATGGCCTCATTATTTACCCGGGCATTTGAATTGAAGGATAACGGAATTCAGGTCGTTTACAGCGATATGAAACAAATTCCCGCTGTGCATACCGAAGATGCGGTCCGCCTTAAGCAGCATTTTATCATTGAAGGCAGTGCATTTAATGCCAAAGGTACGGTAACCCATGGTGAATTTGCCGAAGCATTGTATTTGGCACTTGGGCTTGATGTAGCAGCGGAGGGACTTACACCACTGGAGGACTTCTTCAAGCAGCCTGCTCAGGCTGGATTCCAGATGTCGCCGGATGGCAAACATATGGCCTATCTTGAACCGTGGAATAACCGTATGAACGTTGTGGTTAAGGAAAATGGCGGCTCAGGTCAGCCGATCCGGATCACGAGTGAAACAGATCGTAGTATTGCTGCCTTTGTATGGGCTACTGATGATAAGCTGCTCTATGTGAAGGATGAAGCCGGAGACGAGAATTATCATATTTATGTTACGGATATCGATGGCAAAAACAGCAAGGATTTGACTCCATACCCCAATACAAGAGCCATGTTAGTTGATCCGCTGGAGAACATTCCAGACGAAATTCTGGTGGGGATGAACAAACGCGATCCTCGGATCTTCGACGTATACCGCATCAACATTAAGACAGGCGAAGCTGTGCTCGCCGCCGAGAATCCAGGTAATATCTCGGGCTGGTTAACAGACCACGAGGGTAAGATTCGTGTAGCCGTATCCAGTGATGGCAACGTATCTTCGTTAATGTATCGTGAGTCAGAGGATAAACCGTTTGAGCCATTGCTAACCACAGAGCTTGGAGAGACGTTTGTTCCACTAATGTTCACCTATGACAATAAGAATATCTATGTTGCGTCCAACCTGGACCGAGATAAAACAGCTATCGTAGAATTTAGCCCTAGCACCAAGAAGGTAACTAGAACCATTTACGAAAACAAGGATGTGGATGTAAGCAGCTTCGTGCCTTCAAAAGAGAAGGGGACGATTCTTGCAGCAGTTTATGAGACAGACAAGGTAAACTATGAATTCTTCGATGACGAGTTCAAAAAATTAATGCAGGATCTTCAAGCCAAAGTTCCCGGCAAGGAAGTTAGCATTTCCAACATGAGCGAAGAAGGTCAGGTCCTGTTCGCCGCTTATAGTGACAAGTCGATGGGTACCTATTATTTCTACGATTCGAAGACAGGCAAGCTGGACAAACTGGCTGATGCTGCACCATGGATCGATGAGAGCAAAATGGCGGACATGAAACCTATAACATATAAGTCACGCGATGGTTTAACGCTGCATGGTTATCTGACCCTGCCTAATGGAGCAAAAGCTGCCGGGCTGCCACTCGTTGTTGTTCCGCATGGCGGCCCATGGGCTCGTGATTCATGGGGCTTCAATCCGGAAGTCCAGTTCCTCGCCAGCCGCGGGTATGCTGTACTTCAGGTAAATTTCCGTGGGTCCACCGGGTATGGCAAAGCGTTCCTGGATGCAGGAAACAAAGAGTGGGGCAAAGCGATGCAGAACGATCTTACGGATGGCGTGAACTGGCTGGTTAAAGAAGGAACAGTTGACCCAGAACGTGTAGCCATCTATGGCGGATCTTATGGAGGTTATGCAGCACTAGCCGGACTGGCATTCACACCGGAAGTGTATGCGGCTGGAATCAGCTATGTGGGACCTTCCAATCTGTTCACCTTACTGGATTCTCTTCCGCCATATTGGGAGTCCGAGCGGAACATGTTCTATGAGCGCATGGGTGATCCGGAGAAAGACAAGGAGCTGCTGACCGCAGCCTCACCATTGTTCCACATTGATCAGATGAAGGCGCCGCTGTTCGTCGTACAGGGTGCGAATGATCCACGGGTAAAACAGGCAGAGTCTGATCAGATCGTGGAAGCACTGCGCGAACGTGGCGTAGATGTACCTTACATGTTAAAAGCGAACGAAGGCCACGGCTTCGCCAATGTCGAGAATCAGCTTGATCTGTATCATGCCATTGAAAAATTCCTCAATCGTCATTTGATGCAGTAA
- a CDS encoding D-alanyl-D-alanine carboxypeptidase family protein: MRIWWKRAGMLLALLVIIYVGVKPDMLIGKPGIKAESAVLMDLSTGKILMDYNGSMEMAPAGISKLMTELLVMEAVMNGEVRWDDAVDVSLYASSVGGTQLALKQGEKFTVQELFQTMAVYSANDAAVALAEHISGTEQSFVQKMNEKSSEIGMSTDTVFTNSTGLSEKQLGPNRPNVIEGQTVMTAADACKLAQYLIENYPEVLKISSQTQVSMHQKGIYMSNTNWMLPSIGGPYAYDGNDGLKTGYDPQTGYHFVGTAERDGKRLISVVFGTESRESRFNETRKLLNYGFSGSKN, from the coding sequence ATGAGAATATGGTGGAAACGGGCAGGAATGCTGCTGGCTCTGCTGGTCATTATATATGTGGGTGTTAAACCGGACATGCTGATAGGCAAACCGGGAATCAAGGCGGAATCTGCAGTGCTGATGGATTTGAGTACAGGCAAGATCTTGATGGATTATAACGGTTCGATGGAAATGGCCCCTGCAGGTATCAGCAAATTGATGACAGAGCTGCTTGTTATGGAAGCGGTCATGAATGGCGAGGTACGCTGGGATGATGCTGTTGATGTGAGCCTGTATGCAAGTTCAGTGGGGGGCACTCAGCTTGCACTCAAGCAAGGTGAGAAATTCACGGTACAAGAGCTATTCCAGACGATGGCGGTGTATTCTGCTAATGATGCAGCTGTTGCGCTTGCAGAGCATATTAGTGGTACAGAACAGTCATTTGTACAGAAGATGAATGAGAAATCCTCGGAGATAGGCATGTCAACGGATACCGTCTTCACGAACTCAACAGGTTTAAGTGAGAAGCAGCTGGGTCCTAACCGTCCTAATGTGATTGAGGGACAGACGGTCATGACCGCTGCGGATGCATGCAAACTTGCACAATATCTGATTGAAAATTACCCCGAAGTATTAAAGATCTCCAGCCAAACTCAGGTCTCCATGCATCAAAAGGGTATTTATATGAGTAACACGAACTGGATGCTGCCCTCTATCGGAGGACCTTACGCTTACGATGGCAATGATGGATTGAAGACCGGCTATGATCCACAAACAGGCTACCATTTTGTAGGAACAGCAGAACGCGATGGCAAAAGGTTAATCTCAGTCGTATTCGGTACAGAAAGTCGTGAAAGCCGCTTTAACGAAACACGTAAACTGCTCAATTACGGTTTTTCTGGCTCCAAGAATTAG
- a CDS encoding oligopeptide ABC transporter substrate-binding protein, translated as MKKRFFSRGLFFTMMLVFVLALAACSEKEAATPTPSSNTGETKTEEKPANEEGVYSIEDFNNVKTNEGTAIEGGSITYGLVSDTAFEGTLNYNFYSGNPDSVVLGWFDEGLLTWDKDYVYTNDGAATYETSEDGKTFTLTIRDNVNWHDGKPVTAEDLQFAFEVIGHKDYDGPRYDSNFTNVVGMDEYHAGKAKTISGIKVLSDKKISITYKESTPSLLTGGVWTYPLAKHIFGDMEVAKMSSSKEVRETPIGFGPFKVETITPGESVTYVKNEDYWRGAPKLDKVTLKVINPTTVVQELKSGGVDLVDAFPTEQYKDNADMSNVEFLGTIDRAYTYIGFKLGTWDEANGKVVTNPDAKMADKNLRKAMWMAVDNDQVGKRFYNGLRWNATTLIPPSHPEFHDSNNPGVAYDPEAAKALLDEAGYKLDGEFRTKPDGSPLEINFVSMTGGDIAQPLAQYYVQSWAAIGLKVNLEMVEFNSFYDRVGNTGKDDPNIDVYQAAWGVGIDVDPAGLYGRDALYNFSRFSSEKNDELLAKGVSAEAFDVEKRKEIYNEWQQYMVDEVPVFPTLYRAVVAPVNKRVMNYAIGDGTGIYLNDLAVNADKPVVAE; from the coding sequence ATGAAAAAGAGATTTTTTTCACGGGGACTATTTTTCACGATGATGTTGGTCTTTGTACTGGCGCTTGCGGCGTGCTCGGAGAAAGAGGCAGCAACACCAACGCCTTCTTCGAACACAGGGGAGACTAAGACAGAGGAGAAGCCTGCTAATGAAGAAGGCGTATACTCCATTGAGGATTTTAACAATGTTAAAACCAACGAGGGCACTGCCATTGAAGGTGGATCCATCACTTACGGGCTCGTGTCCGACACAGCATTTGAAGGAACACTGAACTATAACTTCTATTCCGGTAACCCTGATTCCGTAGTTCTCGGTTGGTTTGATGAAGGTTTGCTGACTTGGGATAAAGACTATGTATACACCAATGATGGTGCAGCAACGTATGAGACATCGGAAGACGGCAAAACGTTCACATTGACCATTCGTGATAATGTAAACTGGCATGACGGCAAGCCAGTAACAGCTGAAGATTTGCAGTTTGCGTTTGAGGTGATCGGTCACAAAGACTATGATGGTCCCCGTTACGATTCCAACTTCACAAATGTAGTAGGTATGGATGAATACCACGCAGGTAAAGCAAAAACAATTTCCGGTATTAAAGTGCTGAGCGACAAAAAAATCAGCATTACGTATAAAGAATCTACACCGTCCCTGCTTACAGGTGGCGTTTGGACGTATCCGCTGGCTAAACATATCTTCGGGGATATGGAAGTAGCAAAAATGTCCTCTTCCAAAGAAGTACGTGAAACTCCAATCGGTTTTGGCCCATTTAAAGTGGAGACCATTACTCCAGGTGAGTCTGTAACCTACGTTAAGAATGAAGATTACTGGCGTGGAGCTCCAAAACTGGATAAAGTGACTTTGAAAGTTATCAACCCAACAACGGTTGTTCAAGAATTGAAATCTGGCGGGGTAGACCTCGTGGATGCATTCCCGACAGAGCAATATAAAGACAATGCAGATATGTCCAACGTAGAATTCCTGGGTACAATCGATCGTGCTTATACGTACATCGGTTTCAAACTGGGTACATGGGATGAAGCAAATGGAAAAGTTGTAACGAATCCTGATGCAAAAATGGCTGACAAAAACCTGCGTAAAGCGATGTGGATGGCTGTAGACAACGACCAAGTTGGTAAACGTTTCTACAATGGTCTTCGTTGGAACGCAACAACATTGATTCCACCGTCTCACCCGGAATTCCATGATTCCAACAATCCGGGCGTAGCATATGATCCTGAAGCAGCAAAAGCATTGCTTGATGAAGCTGGCTACAAACTAGATGGCGAGTTCCGTACTAAACCCGACGGATCACCGCTGGAAATCAACTTTGTTTCTATGACAGGTGGTGACATCGCTCAACCTTTGGCCCAATACTATGTTCAATCCTGGGCAGCAATTGGTCTGAAAGTGAACCTGGAAATGGTTGAGTTTAACAGCTTCTATGACCGCGTTGGTAACACAGGTAAAGATGATCCAAACATCGATGTATATCAAGCAGCATGGGGCGTTGGTATTGACGTAGACCCAGCAGGCTTGTATGGTCGCGATGCACTGTATAACTTCTCCAGATTCTCAAGCGAGAAAAATGATGAGTTGCTTGCAAAAGGTGTCTCTGCTGAAGCCTTTGATGTAGAAAAACGTAAAGAAATCTACAATGAATGGCAGCAGTACATGGTTGATGAAGTTCCAGTATTCCCAACATTGTACCGTGCTGTTGTAGCACCGGTGAACAAACGCGTGATGAACTACGCTATTGGTGATGGAACGGGTATCTACCTGAACGATCTGGCTGTCAACGCAGATAAACCAGTAGTGGCTGAGTAA
- a CDS encoding ABC transporter permease, translated as MSKANDVVITAQKIDKSPSSLSILWRELVRDKVALISLIFLGLVLLLVYGTALFLDQDEIVKVDLFALYEPPSSQYWLGTDYGGRDVFGQLVIGTRNSLSIAILVTVMTGFLGIVIGVLSGYFGGLIDNIFMRIVDFFMVLPFMMIVIAFVTAVPKYNITSFSLIMTAFLWMGIARLIRSKALQERELEYVKASKTLGSSHLKIMLSQVLPNLSSIIIVTMTLNLAANIGLESGLSFLGFGFPESTPSLGTLVSYARNPQTLEFRWWIWLPASVLILVLMLSINNVGQALKRATDARQRRG; from the coding sequence ATGAGCAAGGCCAATGATGTCGTTATAACTGCACAGAAGATTGATAAAAGCCCCTCTAGCTTGAGTATTTTATGGAGGGAGCTAGTCCGAGATAAAGTGGCGCTAATTTCGCTTATATTTTTAGGATTAGTGTTATTACTAGTCTACGGTACTGCTTTGTTCCTGGATCAGGACGAAATTGTTAAAGTGGATCTATTCGCCTTGTATGAGCCGCCTTCCTCACAATATTGGTTAGGAACAGACTACGGGGGCCGAGATGTATTTGGACAATTAGTCATTGGTACTCGGAACTCATTATCCATTGCCATTCTAGTTACGGTAATGACAGGTTTCTTGGGAATCGTGATTGGTGTACTGTCCGGTTACTTCGGAGGATTGATTGATAATATATTCATGCGTATAGTGGATTTCTTCATGGTTCTTCCGTTTATGATGATTGTTATCGCGTTTGTTACAGCAGTACCCAAATATAATATTACTTCGTTCTCGCTAATCATGACTGCTTTCCTATGGATGGGAATTGCCAGATTGATTCGGTCTAAGGCATTACAAGAGCGAGAACTAGAATACGTAAAGGCATCAAAAACGTTGGGTTCTTCCCATCTGAAAATCATGCTTTCACAGGTTCTACCCAATCTGAGTTCCATCATCATCGTAACGATGACATTGAACCTCGCTGCCAATATTGGCCTTGAATCCGGCTTGTCTTTCTTGGGATTTGGATTCCCTGAGAGCACGCCGAGTCTTGGAACACTTGTAAGTTATGCACGTAATCCGCAAACCCTGGAATTCAGATGGTGGATATGGCTACCTGCGTCAGTACTTATTCTGGTATTGATGTTGAGTATAAATAATGTCGGTCAAGCCCTTAAGCGTGCGACTGATGCAAGACAAAGAAGAGGTTAA
- the opp4B gene encoding oligopeptide ABC transporter permease, whose translation MWNIILRRIMIMIPQIFLLSLLVFLMAKAMPGDALTGLLDPSIDPKALDEQRERLGLNNPWYVQYWDWIRNAAQGDFGQSFRFKMPVMDLIGQRISNTFWLAVATLVFTYLIAIPLGIISGRYNDTWSDRLITGYTYLGFAAPLFIFALVMLWIFGFHFGLFPTGGSVAPGLTPGTFSYVASKFYHLLLPALSMALIATVSTVQYLRSEIIDIKHKEFVLTARAKGASESRVYNRHILRNSLLPIAAFFGYEITGLIGGTIIIESIFSYPGMGQLFLNSISLRDFSVVTALVLIFGIATILGSLLSDIILGLVDPRIRIK comes from the coding sequence ATGTGGAATATAATACTACGAAGAATCATGATTATGATCCCTCAGATCTTTTTGCTAAGTCTTTTGGTGTTCTTGATGGCCAAGGCGATGCCAGGCGACGCCCTCACCGGCTTGCTTGACCCGAGCATTGATCCTAAAGCTCTGGATGAACAGAGAGAACGACTAGGACTTAATAATCCATGGTATGTACAGTATTGGGACTGGATCAGAAATGCAGCACAAGGCGACTTCGGGCAATCTTTTCGATTTAAAATGCCAGTTATGGACTTGATTGGTCAAAGAATCTCAAATACATTCTGGCTGGCTGTTGCAACGCTTGTGTTCACATACTTGATTGCGATTCCACTCGGTATTATCAGTGGTCGTTACAATGATACATGGTCTGACCGTTTAATTACGGGTTACACCTATTTAGGTTTTGCAGCACCTTTATTTATTTTTGCACTCGTTATGTTATGGATTTTTGGGTTCCACTTTGGATTATTCCCAACTGGAGGTAGCGTAGCACCTGGACTTACCCCAGGAACATTTAGTTACGTTGCAAGCAAGTTCTATCATCTGTTATTACCGGCCTTATCTATGGCGTTAATTGCTACGGTATCAACTGTTCAATACTTACGTAGTGAAATTATCGATATTAAGCACAAAGAATTTGTTCTGACTGCCAGGGCCAAGGGCGCCTCGGAATCACGAGTTTACAATAGGCATATTTTAAGAAACTCTCTACTTCCGATCGCCGCATTCTTTGGTTATGAGATCACTGGACTTATCGGAGGTACCATTATCATTGAGAGTATATTCAGTTATCCGGGCATGGGTCAGCTGTTTCTTAACTCAATCTCTCTTCGGGATTTCAGTGTTGTGACTGCGCTTGTCCTGATATTTGGTATAGCTACAATTCTGGGCTCGCTGTTATCTGACATTATTCTTGGATTGGTAGATCCACGTATACGGATCAAGTAA